From the genome of Brienomyrus brachyistius isolate T26 chromosome 8, BBRACH_0.4, whole genome shotgun sequence, one region includes:
- the padi2 gene encoding protein-arginine deiminase type-2 isoform X2 translates to MNHPRTLRLEYGKSVQVVCVIGRELTVGLQRGAPPGARSFSVQCSPTVQYKIEPKPSDGSSPTQPLVKMSALLFTMDTASKQANESKLSVRFYGEKTEVLATAIVHLTAIGISLDVDADRDGVVEKNNPNKGSWKWGPKGHGAILLVNCDSESVYNKQLDLEREEVTKVSDLKDMSRMILRINGPDQLPKGYKLVMHINKSDSEKIRVFRRQGGTSQGIFSNLLKKFIREFPLVLSHDVLSREVPYKGTSEVDFYVEGLRFPDKDFDGLVTVCLSLLEPCSQDFPETPIFTDKVVFRVAPWIMTPNTLKPVEVFVCSVSDNYKFLKSFKDVVVRSACKMTVCYEYMNRGDRWMQDEVEFGYIDSPHQRFPVVLDSPRDRELQDFPYNVLLGPDFGYVTREPQDEEVSSLDSFGNLEVSPPVTVNGKSYPLGRIIIGVAFPTTDHGRNMTRVVQDFLWAQKVQEPIALYSDWLIVGHVDEFMTFVPAPDRKGFRLLLASPDAAYKLFRELQKNGFGKAKQFDGLELAEPISVDDLLSDETFRDENRYVQGCIDWNRDVLKRELGLEEEDIIDLPILFKVSERQMRAAAFYPDMVNMIVLGKNLGIPKPFGPKVNGQCVLEAEMRSLLEPLGLNCTFVDDFATYHLKLGEVHCGSNVRREPFEFKWWNMEQ, encoded by the exons ATGAACCACCCTCGAACGCTTCGACTCGAATACGGGAAGTCCGTGCAAGTCGTGTGTGTAATCGGAAGGGAGCTGACAGTCGGACTGCAAAG GGGTGCCCCGCCTGGTGCCAGAAGCTTCTCTGTGCAGTGCAGCCCTACAGTGCAGTACAAGATAGAACCGAAACCCAGTGATGGCAGCTCACCTACCCAGCCCCTTGTCAAGATGTCTGCCCTGTTATTCACCATGGACACGGCCAGCAAACAGGCCAATGAGAGCAAG CTGTCCGTCAGGTTTTATGGAGAGAAGACAGAGGTGCTGGCGACAGCCATCGTCCACCTCACCGCCATTG GTATCTCGCTGGACGTGGATGCGGACCGGGACGGAGTCGTGGAGAAGAATAACCCGAACAAG GGCTCCTGGAAGTGGGGTCCCAAAGGGCACGGGGCCATTCTCCTGGTCAACTGTGACTCAGAGTCCGTATACAATAAACAACTGGACCTCGAAAGGGAGGAGGTAACAAAGGTCTCAG ACTTGAAGGACATGTCCCGCATGATTCTTCGTATCAATGGGCCGGACCAGCTCCCAAAGGGCTACAAGCTGGTCATGCACATCAACAAGAGCGACAGCGAGAAGATCAGAGTGTTCCGGCGGCAGGGGGGCACAAGCCAGGGCATTTTCA GCAACCTGCTGAAGAAATTCATCAGGGAGTTCCCTCTAGTTCTAAGCCATGACGTTCTGTCTCGGGAGGTGCCGTACAAGGGCACCAGTGAGGTGGATTTCTATGTGGAGGGTCTGCGGTTTCCAGACAAGGACTTCGACGGCCTGGTGACAGTGTGCCTCAGCCTGCTGGAGCCCTGCAGCCAG GACTTCCCGGAGACTCCTATCTTCACCGATAAGGTAGTGTTCCGGGTCGCTCCCTGGATCATGACGCCCAACACACTCAAACCTGTGGAGGTATTCGTGTGCAG TGTGTCGGACAACTATAAGTTCCTGAAGAGCTTCAAGGATGTGGTTGTCCGGAGTGCCTGCAAGATGACCGTGTGCTACGAGTACATGAACCGCGGGGACCGCTGGATGCAG GACGAGGTAGAATTTGGCTACATTGACTCACCTCACCAGCGCTTCCCAGTGGTGCTGGACTCCCCCCGTGACAGGGAACTCCAAGATTTCCCATACAATGTTCTACTG GGCCCAGACTTTGGTTATGTGACCAGAGAGCCCCAAGATGAGGAAGTGAGCAGCTTGGACTCTTTTGGCAACCTGGAGGTGAGCCCCCCAGTCACGGTGAATGGGAAGAGCTACCCGTTGGGCAGGATCATCATCGGAGTGGCGTTTCCCAC AACGGATCATGGTCGCAACATGACAAGAGTAGTCCAAGATTTCCTGTGGGCTCAGAAAGTACAGGAACCCATTGCACTCTACTCTGATTGGCTCATCGTGGGTCACGTGGACGAGTTTATGACATTTGTCCCAGCTCCTGACAGGAAG GGTTTTCGCCTCCTGCTGGCCAGCCCGGACGCTGCATACAAACTCTTCAGAGAATTACAAAAGAATGGCTTTGGCAAGGCCAAGCAGTTTGACG GTCTTGAGTTAGCAGAACCAATTTCGGTGGACGACCTCTTGAGTGACGAAACCTTCCGGGATGAAAACAGATATGTCCAA GGCTGTATAGACTGGAATCGAGATGTCCTTAAGAGGGAGTTGGGCCTGGAGGAGGAAGACATTATTGATCTTCCCATCCTTTTCAAAGTGTCCGAAAGGCAAATGCGAGCAGCGGCCTTCTATCCTGATATG GTAAATATGATCGTTCTTGGTAAGAACCTCGGCATCCCCAAACCATTCGGCCCTAAGGTGAATGGACAGTGCGTCCTGGAAGCAGAGATGCGCTCACTGTTGGAGCCCCTGGGCCTCAACTGCACCTTTGTGGACGACTTCGCCACCTACCACTTGAAACTGGGAGAAGTCCACTGTGGATCCAATGTTCGGCGTGAGCCCTTTGAGTTTAAGTGGTGGAACATGGAGCAATGA
- the padi2 gene encoding protein-arginine deiminase type-2 isoform X1, with protein MQRIQKEVGIPPQIKPVSDLNRPQRTLPLECGRVCTALFVLGTQLKVNLFRGAPPGARSFSVQCSPTVQYKIEPKPSDGSSPTQPLVKMSALLFTMDTASKQANESKLSVRFYGEKTEVLATAIVHLTAIGISLDVDADRDGVVEKNNPNKGSWKWGPKGHGAILLVNCDSESVYNKQLDLEREEVTKVSDLKDMSRMILRINGPDQLPKGYKLVMHINKSDSEKIRVFRRQGGTSQGIFSNLLKKFIREFPLVLSHDVLSREVPYKGTSEVDFYVEGLRFPDKDFDGLVTVCLSLLEPCSQDFPETPIFTDKVVFRVAPWIMTPNTLKPVEVFVCSVSDNYKFLKSFKDVVVRSACKMTVCYEYMNRGDRWMQDEVEFGYIDSPHQRFPVVLDSPRDRELQDFPYNVLLGPDFGYVTREPQDEEVSSLDSFGNLEVSPPVTVNGKSYPLGRIIIGVAFPTTDHGRNMTRVVQDFLWAQKVQEPIALYSDWLIVGHVDEFMTFVPAPDRKGFRLLLASPDAAYKLFRELQKNGFGKAKQFDGLELAEPISVDDLLSDETFRDENRYVQGCIDWNRDVLKRELGLEEEDIIDLPILFKVSERQMRAAAFYPDMVNMIVLGKNLGIPKPFGPKVNGQCVLEAEMRSLLEPLGLNCTFVDDFATYHLKLGEVHCGSNVRREPFEFKWWNMEQ; from the exons ATGCAGCGCATTCAGAAAGAGGTCGGCATCCCGCCACAAATTAAACCAGTGAGCGATTTAAACCGGCCTCAAAGGACACTGCCACTGGAGTGTGGAAGAGTATGCACCGCTTTATTTGTCCTGGGCACCCAGCTGAAGGTGAACCTGTTCAG GGGTGCCCCGCCTGGTGCCAGAAGCTTCTCTGTGCAGTGCAGCCCTACAGTGCAGTACAAGATAGAACCGAAACCCAGTGATGGCAGCTCACCTACCCAGCCCCTTGTCAAGATGTCTGCCCTGTTATTCACCATGGACACGGCCAGCAAACAGGCCAATGAGAGCAAG CTGTCCGTCAGGTTTTATGGAGAGAAGACAGAGGTGCTGGCGACAGCCATCGTCCACCTCACCGCCATTG GTATCTCGCTGGACGTGGATGCGGACCGGGACGGAGTCGTGGAGAAGAATAACCCGAACAAG GGCTCCTGGAAGTGGGGTCCCAAAGGGCACGGGGCCATTCTCCTGGTCAACTGTGACTCAGAGTCCGTATACAATAAACAACTGGACCTCGAAAGGGAGGAGGTAACAAAGGTCTCAG ACTTGAAGGACATGTCCCGCATGATTCTTCGTATCAATGGGCCGGACCAGCTCCCAAAGGGCTACAAGCTGGTCATGCACATCAACAAGAGCGACAGCGAGAAGATCAGAGTGTTCCGGCGGCAGGGGGGCACAAGCCAGGGCATTTTCA GCAACCTGCTGAAGAAATTCATCAGGGAGTTCCCTCTAGTTCTAAGCCATGACGTTCTGTCTCGGGAGGTGCCGTACAAGGGCACCAGTGAGGTGGATTTCTATGTGGAGGGTCTGCGGTTTCCAGACAAGGACTTCGACGGCCTGGTGACAGTGTGCCTCAGCCTGCTGGAGCCCTGCAGCCAG GACTTCCCGGAGACTCCTATCTTCACCGATAAGGTAGTGTTCCGGGTCGCTCCCTGGATCATGACGCCCAACACACTCAAACCTGTGGAGGTATTCGTGTGCAG TGTGTCGGACAACTATAAGTTCCTGAAGAGCTTCAAGGATGTGGTTGTCCGGAGTGCCTGCAAGATGACCGTGTGCTACGAGTACATGAACCGCGGGGACCGCTGGATGCAG GACGAGGTAGAATTTGGCTACATTGACTCACCTCACCAGCGCTTCCCAGTGGTGCTGGACTCCCCCCGTGACAGGGAACTCCAAGATTTCCCATACAATGTTCTACTG GGCCCAGACTTTGGTTATGTGACCAGAGAGCCCCAAGATGAGGAAGTGAGCAGCTTGGACTCTTTTGGCAACCTGGAGGTGAGCCCCCCAGTCACGGTGAATGGGAAGAGCTACCCGTTGGGCAGGATCATCATCGGAGTGGCGTTTCCCAC AACGGATCATGGTCGCAACATGACAAGAGTAGTCCAAGATTTCCTGTGGGCTCAGAAAGTACAGGAACCCATTGCACTCTACTCTGATTGGCTCATCGTGGGTCACGTGGACGAGTTTATGACATTTGTCCCAGCTCCTGACAGGAAG GGTTTTCGCCTCCTGCTGGCCAGCCCGGACGCTGCATACAAACTCTTCAGAGAATTACAAAAGAATGGCTTTGGCAAGGCCAAGCAGTTTGACG GTCTTGAGTTAGCAGAACCAATTTCGGTGGACGACCTCTTGAGTGACGAAACCTTCCGGGATGAAAACAGATATGTCCAA GGCTGTATAGACTGGAATCGAGATGTCCTTAAGAGGGAGTTGGGCCTGGAGGAGGAAGACATTATTGATCTTCCCATCCTTTTCAAAGTGTCCGAAAGGCAAATGCGAGCAGCGGCCTTCTATCCTGATATG GTAAATATGATCGTTCTTGGTAAGAACCTCGGCATCCCCAAACCATTCGGCCCTAAGGTGAATGGACAGTGCGTCCTGGAAGCAGAGATGCGCTCACTGTTGGAGCCCCTGGGCCTCAACTGCACCTTTGTGGACGACTTCGCCACCTACCACTTGAAACTGGGAGAAGTCCACTGTGGATCCAATGTTCGGCGTGAGCCCTTTGAGTTTAAGTGGTGGAACATGGAGCAATGA